The Achromobacter pestifer genome includes a region encoding these proteins:
- a CDS encoding outer membrane lipoprotein carrier protein LolA, translating to MTRRFARLVLMRRLCALLALALLPLAARAFDLAELQAQLSATPVVRGHFVQQKFLRSLPQPLTSRGDFTLAAGKGLLWLLRTPIAQDLRIDARGIFRRDEAGKWQALPQHTGAGRENRLFLSVLAGDTAGLRENFDLTLTGQADAWQLLLTPRSVLLRQIFDNIQINGGKLVDRIELRETQGDRSVLQMTDAQAAQALTAEEQRAFAD from the coding sequence ATGACGCGCCGCTTCGCCCGCCTGGTTCTCATGCGCCGCCTGTGCGCCCTGCTGGCCCTGGCGCTGCTGCCCCTGGCCGCCCGCGCCTTCGACCTGGCCGAGTTGCAGGCGCAACTGAGCGCCACGCCGGTCGTGCGCGGCCACTTCGTGCAGCAGAAATTTCTGCGTTCGCTGCCACAACCGCTGACCAGCCGTGGCGATTTCACGCTGGCGGCGGGCAAGGGCCTGCTGTGGCTGTTGCGCACGCCGATCGCGCAGGACCTGCGCATCGACGCCCGCGGCATCTTCCGGCGCGACGAAGCCGGCAAATGGCAGGCCCTGCCGCAGCACACCGGCGCCGGCCGCGAGAACCGCCTGTTCCTGTCCGTGCTGGCAGGCGACACCGCCGGACTGCGCGAGAACTTCGACCTGACGCTGACCGGCCAGGCCGATGCCTGGCAGTTGCTGCTGACGCCGCGCTCGGTCCTGTTGCGTCAGATCTTCGACAACATCCAGATCAACGGCGGCAAGCTGGTGGACCGCATCGAACTGCGCGAGACGCAGGGCGACCGCAGCGTGCTGCAGATGACGGATGCGCAGGCCGCCCAGGCCCTGACCGCCGAGGAGCAACGTGCGTTCGCCGATTGA
- a CDS encoding MMPL family transporter, with the protein MRSPIERWLPRLFKLGLLLILCAGAWQSRHGWPVSANLMELVPQAGADATRQLAEARIQEPLSRQLIALVAAQDANAGADAAAPARLLAQRWRDSGLFSSVQVELQVDVPALRAQLLAGRLSMLPAADRRQLETDPAAYAQRRARELSDPFSSSGLVPADQDWLGLTRRAEQALRPGGAVQYDMGTGTLQAEHAGRRWVLVRAETRGDAFDAAAPQHIAAQLEQDRAALGAAGAELLVAGGPLYAAAGRAQAVAESSWIGTGATIGIVLVLLLALRRVRALLAFVPVAVGLLTGAVACVAVFGSIHVLTLVIGASLIGVAVDFPMHWLGKSYGMADWQAWPALRRVLPGLTISLAASLVGYIALAFTPFPALTQTAVFSAAGLLGAYACTVCQLPAWMDGWRPRPWQPLLRFAEAALRARQRLAARRAALWLGALALIAATAGGIGRLSIQDDLRQWLSLPAPLLQQARQIGEITGFMPTSQFFLVRAPDADELLRRQARVAQALDALVARGDLAAYNALSQLVSPAADQKALGSTLAGLAAQPDAWKPLTDIGIPYVALRQELQSMAALPPLTIEDALQGPQAERWRPLWLGARDGQAAGMVTLLGLRDASALEAIAQAAPDVTLVDRSGELNRMFAATRIEAAELKLLSYVVAAVLLLLTLGRAAAWRILAVPLAATACSLAALGYLGQPLTLFSLFGLLLVSAIGVDYAIFMYERVAGAAASLVGILLGAATTLLSFGLLAVSQTPAIANFGLAVALGVAFSLLWAPWINPPRDAEPHPAFNN; encoded by the coding sequence GTGCGTTCGCCGATTGAGCGCTGGCTGCCGCGGCTGTTCAAGCTGGGGCTGCTGCTGATCCTCTGCGCCGGCGCCTGGCAAAGCCGCCACGGCTGGCCGGTGTCGGCCAACCTGATGGAGCTGGTGCCGCAGGCCGGCGCCGACGCCACGCGCCAATTGGCCGAGGCCCGCATCCAGGAACCCCTGTCGCGCCAACTCATCGCGCTGGTCGCCGCCCAAGACGCGAACGCCGGCGCGGACGCCGCGGCGCCCGCGCGCCTGCTCGCGCAGCGCTGGAGGGACAGCGGCTTGTTTTCTTCCGTGCAGGTGGAACTGCAGGTCGACGTGCCCGCGCTGCGCGCGCAACTGCTGGCCGGCCGCCTGTCCATGCTGCCCGCGGCGGACCGGCGCCAGCTCGAGACCGACCCCGCCGCCTACGCCCAGCGCCGCGCGCGCGAATTGTCGGATCCATTTTCGTCTTCGGGCCTGGTACCTGCGGACCAGGACTGGCTGGGCCTGACGCGCCGCGCCGAACAGGCGCTGCGCCCGGGCGGCGCGGTGCAGTACGACATGGGCACGGGCACCCTGCAGGCGGAACACGCCGGCAGGCGCTGGGTGCTGGTGCGCGCCGAAACCCGCGGCGATGCGTTCGATGCCGCCGCTCCCCAGCACATCGCCGCGCAACTCGAACAGGACCGCGCGGCCCTGGGCGCGGCCGGCGCCGAGCTGCTGGTGGCCGGCGGTCCCTTGTACGCGGCGGCCGGCCGGGCACAGGCGGTTGCCGAAAGCAGCTGGATCGGCACCGGCGCCACCATCGGCATCGTGCTGGTCCTGCTGTTGGCGCTGCGGCGCGTGCGCGCGCTGCTGGCCTTCGTGCCGGTCGCCGTCGGGCTGCTGACCGGCGCGGTGGCTTGCGTGGCCGTGTTCGGCTCCATCCACGTCCTGACCCTGGTGATCGGCGCCAGCCTGATCGGGGTGGCGGTGGATTTCCCCATGCACTGGCTGGGCAAGAGCTATGGCATGGCCGACTGGCAGGCCTGGCCCGCATTGCGGCGCGTCCTGCCGGGGCTGACCATCAGCCTCGCCGCCAGCCTGGTCGGCTACATCGCGCTGGCGTTCACCCCGTTCCCCGCGCTGACGCAGACCGCGGTGTTCTCGGCCGCCGGCCTGCTGGGCGCCTATGCCTGCACCGTGTGCCAGTTGCCGGCCTGGATGGATGGCTGGCGGCCCCGCCCCTGGCAACCGCTGCTGCGCTTTGCCGAAGCCGCGCTGCGCGCGCGCCAGCGCCTGGCTGCACGCCGCGCCGCGCTCTGGCTGGGCGCCCTGGCCCTGATCGCCGCCACCGCCGGCGGCATCGGCCGGCTGAGCATCCAGGACGATCTGCGGCAATGGTTGAGCCTGCCCGCGCCCTTGCTGCAGCAGGCCCGGCAGATCGGCGAAATCACGGGTTTCATGCCGACCAGCCAGTTCTTCCTGGTGCGCGCGCCCGACGCCGACGAACTGCTGCGCAGGCAGGCACGGGTGGCGCAGGCGCTGGACGCGCTGGTCGCGCGCGGCGATCTCGCCGCCTACAACGCCTTGAGCCAGCTGGTCTCCCCGGCCGCCGACCAGAAGGCGCTGGGCTCGACGCTGGCCGGCCTGGCCGCGCAGCCCGACGCCTGGAAGCCGCTCACCGATATCGGCATCCCCTATGTGGCCTTGCGCCAGGAACTGCAATCCATGGCCGCGTTGCCGCCGCTGACCATCGAGGACGCGCTGCAAGGCCCGCAGGCCGAACGCTGGCGGCCGCTGTGGCTGGGCGCGCGCGACGGCCAGGCCGCCGGCATGGTCACCCTGCTGGGCCTGCGCGATGCGTCCGCGCTGGAGGCCATCGCCCAGGCCGCGCCGGACGTGACGCTGGTGGACCGCAGCGGCGAACTGAACCGCATGTTCGCGGCGACCCGGATCGAAGCCGCCGAACTCAAGCTCCTGTCCTATGTGGTCGCGGCCGTGTTGCTGCTGCTGACCCTGGGACGCGCCGCCGCCTGGCGCATCCTGGCCGTGCCGCTGGCGGCCACCGCCTGCAGCCTGGCCGCGCTGGGCTACCTGGGCCAGCCGCTCACCCTGTTCAGCCTGTTCGGCCTGCTGCTGGTGTCGGCGATAGGCGTGGACTACGCCATCTTCATGTACGAACGGGTCGCGGGCGCGGCCGCCAGCCTGGTCGGCATCCTGCTGGGCGCCGCCACCACGCTGCTGTCCTTCGGCCTGCTCGCCGTCAGCCAGACGCCCGCCATCGCCAATTTCGGGCTGGCGGTAGCGCTGGGCGTGGCCTTCTCGCTGCTGTGGGCGCCATGGATCAATCCGCCGCGCGACGCCGAGCCGCATCCTGCTTTCAATAACTAA
- a CDS encoding LpxL/LpxP family acyltransferase, translating into MSAADQHWAGQPERGSALLMRLTAWAARTLGRRLVAPVVWLVVLYFYISGGRARRSIAAYQRRLTQSGPLAEPLPRRMPVYRQYLAFANAILDKLDVWQGKITMANLDIADPDGLHAQMGRNRGQILVGSHLGNIEVCRALAEQSGTLKLNVLVHDKHAAHFSRLLHAAGGGLRMIQVSELDTPAMLDLAQRLDRGEWLAIAGDRVPLQGDRCTPVDFLGASALLPQGPWLLAGLLRCPVNLLFCTRHGARYRVAMERLSDGIEWTRATRQARIAELAQRYADRLAAHCRLAPLQWFNFYPFWKDDA; encoded by the coding sequence ATGAGCGCCGCCGACCAGCATTGGGCCGGCCAGCCCGAGCGCGGCAGCGCCCTGCTGATGCGTCTGACGGCGTGGGCGGCGCGCACCTTGGGCCGCCGTCTCGTCGCGCCCGTGGTCTGGCTGGTCGTGCTGTATTTCTACATCTCCGGCGGCCGCGCGCGGCGTTCGATCGCGGCCTACCAGCGGCGGCTGACGCAATCCGGCCCACTGGCCGAACCGCTGCCGCGCCGCATGCCGGTCTACCGCCAGTACCTTGCGTTCGCCAACGCCATCCTGGACAAGCTGGACGTCTGGCAAGGCAAGATCACGATGGCCAATCTGGACATCGCCGATCCCGACGGCCTGCACGCGCAAATGGGCAGGAACCGCGGCCAGATCCTGGTCGGCTCGCATCTGGGCAATATCGAGGTCTGCCGCGCGCTGGCCGAACAAAGCGGCACCTTGAAACTCAATGTGCTGGTGCACGACAAGCACGCGGCCCATTTCAGCCGCCTGCTGCATGCGGCCGGCGGCGGGCTGCGCATGATCCAGGTCAGCGAGCTGGACACGCCCGCCATGCTGGATCTGGCGCAGCGCCTGGACCGCGGCGAATGGCTGGCGATCGCCGGCGACCGCGTGCCGCTGCAGGGCGACCGTTGCACGCCCGTGGACTTCCTGGGCGCCAGCGCGCTGCTGCCGCAAGGCCCCTGGCTGCTGGCCGGCCTGCTGCGCTGCCCCGTCAACCTGCTGTTCTGCACGCGCCACGGCGCGCGCTACCGCGTCGCGATGGAACGCCTGTCCGACGGCATCGAATGGACGCGCGCCACGCGCCAGGCGCGGATCGCCGAGCTGGCCCAGCGCTACGCCGACCGCCTTGCCGCGCACTGCCGCCTGGCGCCGCTGCAATGGTTCAACTTCTACCCTTTCTGGAAAGACGATGCGTAA
- a CDS encoding acyl-CoA thioesterase, whose product MRKRGVIGAEIEIRVPFFDVDPLNVVWHGHYVKYLEQARCELLDLLGHNYDAMRASGYAWPVIDLHLRYAQPAQFGQRLTVRAELVEWEHRLKINYLILDAASGQRLTRATSEQVAVCMQTREMQLTSPAALVDAVRGKLQSMETPA is encoded by the coding sequence ATGCGTAAACGGGGCGTCATCGGCGCTGAAATCGAAATCCGCGTGCCCTTCTTCGACGTGGATCCACTCAACGTCGTCTGGCATGGCCACTACGTCAAGTACCTGGAACAGGCCCGCTGCGAACTGCTGGACCTGCTGGGACACAACTACGACGCCATGCGCGCCAGCGGCTACGCCTGGCCGGTGATAGACCTGCACCTGCGCTATGCGCAGCCCGCGCAATTCGGCCAGCGCCTGACCGTGCGCGCCGAACTGGTGGAATGGGAGCACCGGCTGAAGATCAACTACCTGATCCTGGACGCCGCCAGCGGCCAGCGCCTGACGCGGGCCACGTCCGAACAGGTGGCAGTCTGCATGCAGACGCGCGAAATGCAACTGACCTCGCCTGCCGCGCTGGTCGATGCCGTGCGCGGCAAGCTGCAATCGATGGAGACGCCCGCATGA
- a CDS encoding glycosyltransferase family 2 protein produces the protein MAPHKLCALIPVYNHGATVAAVHAQLAAQGLPCVLVDDGSEPSCAAALDALAGQPHTHLLRRAANGGKGAAVQDGLRAAAALGYTHALQVDADGQHALADAAAFAAASRAQPHALICGAPLYGDDVPRSRLYGRWLTRVWVWINTLSLDIPDAMCGFRVYPLAEALPVIDGARVGRRMDFDIAVLVRLHWRGVAMAWLPTRVAYPEGGISHFKGLRDNLLISRMHARLFFGMLARSPLLLWRRLAGGQRP, from the coding sequence ATGGCCCCGCATAAACTCTGCGCGCTCATTCCCGTGTACAACCACGGCGCCACGGTCGCGGCGGTGCACGCGCAGCTTGCGGCGCAAGGCCTGCCCTGCGTGTTGGTGGACGACGGCTCCGAGCCGTCCTGCGCCGCCGCGCTGGATGCGCTGGCAGGGCAGCCGCATACGCATCTGCTGCGGCGCGCGGCCAATGGCGGCAAGGGCGCGGCGGTGCAGGACGGACTGCGCGCGGCGGCCGCGCTGGGCTATACCCACGCCTTGCAGGTCGACGCCGACGGCCAGCACGCGCTGGCGGACGCGGCCGCCTTCGCGGCGGCCTCCCGCGCCCAGCCCCACGCCCTCATCTGCGGCGCGCCTCTTTATGGCGACGACGTACCGCGCAGCCGTCTCTATGGCCGCTGGCTGACGCGCGTGTGGGTCTGGATCAACACGCTTTCGCTCGACATCCCCGACGCCATGTGCGGTTTCCGCGTCTACCCGCTGGCCGAGGCGCTGCCCGTGATCGACGGCGCGCGCGTGGGCCGGCGCATGGACTTCGACATCGCCGTCCTGGTGCGCCTGCATTGGCGCGGCGTCGCGATGGCGTGGCTGCCGACGCGCGTGGCCTATCCGGAAGGCGGCATCTCCCACTTCAAAGGCTTGCGCGACAACCTGCTGATCAGCCGCATGCACGCGCGCCTGTTCTTCGGCATGCTGGCGCGCTCGCCCTTGCTGCTGTGGCGGCGGCTTGCCGGAGGTCAGCGTCCATGA